GCTTTCTGATAAGTCTCTGCGTGCGGAGTTTTGTGAAGAGTATCCAGGCGCACGCATTGATGATGTTCGCGTCCGTCGGATGATGTTGGTTAACGAAGAAGATAGACCGGATGAAATTAAAGCTGTAGAAATAGAACTGCGATCGCTCCTCAATTCTTTTAACAATATCACCGAAGACCGCCAGCATCTAGAAACTTCCTTCGAGCGGATAAATACTATCTTATATAAAGGTTTGCAAGAATTACCAACAGATGCTGTTTGGGGACAAATTGACCCCAGAAGTTGGCGAGAACAATTGTCTAGCTTATTTAAACAATTGCGAGATTTGCGTGCGGAAATATTGAGCCAATATTACACTCAAGAAAAACTCAGTGAGGAAATTAACGACTTAATTAATAGACTGCGTGCCTTGGAGCGCCCCGATATGGTCTATGCTGCCAGAATAGAGGCAGATTTAATGATTCCGCAAGCAGGAGAGTATGCGATCGCTTTCGATTATGTTGTTCCCGGCGCAATTTGGCGTCCGTATCATCAAGCACGTCTCCTGTTAGAAGAAAATCCTACCATCTCCTTTCGCGTCGATGGCTGTGTTTGGCAACGCACTGGAGAAGATTGGAAAGATGTAGATTTAATATTTTCCACAGCACGCGCCTCACTCGGTACAGAACCACCATTCCTAACAGATGACTTGGTAAACGTTAAAGAAAAATCTAAACAAATTGTCATTCAAAAGCGAGATCAAAATATTCAAACACCAGGACTGGGTGTAGATGAAACGCCCACAACTGTCGTTCTTCCCGGCGTTGATGATGGCGGCGAAGTTCGTAACTTAAGAGCATCTTCTAAAGCTACTATCCCCTCTGATGGTCGTCCTTATCGCGTTCCTATATTTTCTTTTGAATCTTCCGCCTCTGTTGAATATGTGTTAATGCCTGAATTATCTTGTCAGGTAGTTATTAAAAGTCAACAGACAAATACATCTAAATTTCCCGTCCTAGCAGGCCCAGTGGATTTAGTGAGAACCTCTGGATTTGTAGGTAGAACATCGGTGTTATTCATTGCACCTGGGGAAAAATTTGCTCTAGGATGGGGGTCAGACGGAGCGATGCGCGTGCAACGCACGCAAACCGAGAAGCAAGAACAGGATTATCTTACTAAGTGGAATATCCTAACAATGGAAGTAAAGTTGTTTTTATCTAATATTGGGGGAGAACCGAGAGAGATTAAAACTACCGAGCGAGTGCCAGTTTCAGAGTTAGAGCAAGTTAAGGTTGAAGTAATTTCAAATGAGACTAAAAATGGCGTTAAACCTGATGAGAATGGCTTTTGCAACTGGAATTTTACTTTAGACCCTTATTCTCAACTCCAAGCATCTCTCGTATATAAAATTTCAGCAGCACCGGAAGTGCAAGAGATGTGACGGCTCATGGTTCATTGGGCAATTGCTATGAACCATGAACCATTTTTCAAAATTTAGCTTGAAAGCCAGAAACTATCTTATTTCTATGGGTATCGCCCAGGACTTTAGCGCCGTCAGCTATAGCG
The genomic region above belongs to Microcoleus sp. FACHB-831 and contains:
- a CDS encoding mucoidy inhibitor MuiA family protein is translated as MQALQQAIQKLTLDAPVSSVTLLEDRGQVRRIGKINLTQGLWRITVDKVAPVLSDKSLRAEFCEEYPGARIDDVRVRRMMLVNEEDRPDEIKAVEIELRSLLNSFNNITEDRQHLETSFERINTILYKGLQELPTDAVWGQIDPRSWREQLSSLFKQLRDLRAEILSQYYTQEKLSEEINDLINRLRALERPDMVYAARIEADLMIPQAGEYAIAFDYVVPGAIWRPYHQARLLLEENPTISFRVDGCVWQRTGEDWKDVDLIFSTARASLGTEPPFLTDDLVNVKEKSKQIVIQKRDQNIQTPGLGVDETPTTVVLPGVDDGGEVRNLRASSKATIPSDGRPYRVPIFSFESSASVEYVLMPELSCQVVIKSQQTNTSKFPVLAGPVDLVRTSGFVGRTSVLFIAPGEKFALGWGSDGAMRVQRTQTEKQEQDYLTKWNILTMEVKLFLSNIGGEPREIKTTERVPVSELEQVKVEVISNETKNGVKPDENGFCNWNFTLDPYSQLQASLVYKISAAPEVQEM